In the Glycine max cultivar Williams 82 chromosome 6, Glycine_max_v4.0, whole genome shotgun sequence genome, TGAAAGTATAATTTGGTGGCATTagtctcaaataaaaaaactaaaatttaatgtataaaaattGTGACATTAATTTTCCTGTTAGTTTTATCCATGATTCTTAATGTTGCTTATGTAACAGCTAAGGATTGAATTTTCATGAGAAAAAAAGTGTCACATTATCACATAGGAAAAAAGTATACTCAAATCCTGTGagtattctaaaaaatatttgcaagatgagtaattatttataatattgagATTGAATATCTACTTATAAATTTACATGAGTATCAATGTAGATTCTCATATTATAATATGGGAGAGAATTTACTTACtctaaaaataagtttaaaatgtTACTCTTAATCTGGACTTTTTACCTTATTTTAATCTAactgtttaaattaaacaactaaATCCTCCTCACGTGACCTCTGTTCCTATCTTGTGGTCTTGTACAAATTCTTGAGCACCGGAAAGCTGTTCCAGCTCTCATCTTAATAAGGTAAAAAGGTCACGTGAGGAGGAGATCTAGAAGGAAAAAGTACCTTTTTACCTCAGAGGAAACTAGAAGGAAAAAGTAGGTGGAGATGGATAAGGTAAGAGGAAGCAATTTTCCATCACCTACTCTTGCTTTGCTTCTCAATTTCCCATCTCGTGATTCTGCTTCCCCTTCTTTAATCTTTTCTCATACTAAGATCTAAAATAATGGGTGAACagaaaacaagagatcattcaTAGAAGACTAAAATTTCactcacataataataataataataataatggggTCTATGAGTAACTCAAATCCAAATCCATGGACTCCAAAGGATTGTTCTGAAGGAATTTGTAGCATCTATTGTCCTCAGTGGTGTTACATAGTGTACTCTCCTCCTACTCCAATTCTACTAGGTGATGGTGATGATGACCCTTCTGGATTTGAATTCTCTCCTCTCATAGTTGCTGCGATTGGAATCTTGGCTAGTACTTTCATCTTGGTCACTTACTATACCATTATCTCAAGGTTATGCAGGCAAAGACACAACACAAATGATCCAACAGAAGACGATGGAAACAGCGAATTGGCGCGAATTTCTTCGTCTGCCAATTCTGGTTTGGATGAGGCTCTCATCAAATCCATCAGGGTTTGCAAGTACAACAAGGGTGGTGGGTTGGTGGAAGGTCACGATTGTTCGGTTTGTTTGATCGAGTTCCAAGAGAATGAAAACTTGAGATTGTTGCCAAAATGCAACCATGCTTTTCATCTCCCTTGCATTGATACTTGGCTCAAGTCTCATGCTACTTGCCCTTTGTGTCGTTCTTCTGTCACCGCTTGTCCAAATCCGAATCCAAATTCTTCCATGGAACCCCCACCAAGAGTCATTGTTAATGCCTTGGGACACCAACTTAGGAGTAaccatgttgttgttgttgagagtTCTGAGGAACAACAGAAAGATGGTTAGTTTTGATGCTCATACTTTGAATGACAGTGAAGGGTATCATACATAGGGGAAGCTAATATTTGGGGAACAGATCTGCTTCAACAAGTACACAGAGATCCATGTTCACAAGGCATATACTATACATATATAGTAAGTGAATGAATTCTGTTCTTCCAAttatttatttgcatctaatcaaaataatttgtctttttaattttagattatcTTAGTGGTTGTCACTGTCGCCGTCACCCCAACCACCACAACTGTCACAACAACCAATGTTGTCACCAAAACCCTTGGTGCTCCTCCTTCCCGCATTTATACTATCATCCCTAAAACCTTCACCATTGTTTTAGTGGCCTCCAACCCTTCGGCCACCAACACCATGTCTCTCCCCTCCACTGCCATACACTAGATTAGACCAACCATTGTTGCCATGATCAAATTTTCCTGTGTATCACCATGGTTTCACTCCTCCCTCTTAAGAACCTCAACATTGGGTTTCAACACTACAACTATTGCCGCCACAGTGGCTAATGCTACAATCATTGCCACCACAGTCGTTGTCGCCTTTGCAATAGGCACCACCACAATGTCTGCCAACACCATGTCTCTCCCCTCTGCTATTATACCACACATCCAACCTGCCATCGCTACCATCATTAGGTTTTTTGGTGTACTGATTCATTCTTGCCTCGGTAGACCTTCAACATTGGACTTTTATGCAATGATCATCGTCATCATCTTAACCGTCATTGTCTCTGTCACACTGGTCAATGTTGCAACCATCGTTGTTGCATACCCAACCAACGTACCCCTATTTCCACCAAACCCATCCATTCTACTTGGGTACGATTCCTTTATCCTTGAAGAAAACCACAACTCTGCAACCAACTCTTGGACTTCTCATTCCCCATCATCAGATGACATCTCTATTCTaccattcaaacaaaaaatcctAACAACCATCAGAACCATCCACATATACACCTTCTTCCACCTATAGCACTTTTAATTA is a window encoding:
- the LOC100809014 gene encoding RING-H2 finger protein ATL52, whose amino-acid sequence is MGSMSNSNPNPWTPKDCSEGICSIYCPQWCYIVYSPPTPILLGDGDDDPSGFEFSPLIVAAIGILASTFILVTYYTIISRLCRQRHNTNDPTEDDGNSELARISSSANSGLDEALIKSIRVCKYNKGGGLVEGHDCSVCLIEFQENENLRLLPKCNHAFHLPCIDTWLKSHATCPLCRSSVTACPNPNPNSSMEPPPRVIVNALGHQLRSNHVVVVESSEEQQKDG